One Bacteriovorax sp. PP10 DNA window includes the following coding sequences:
- a CDS encoding isocitrate dehydrogenase (NADP(+)), whose protein sequence is MKKIKVANPVVELDGDEMTRIIWKFIKDKLILPYLDVEIKYFDLGMEHRDETNDQVTVDAAEAIKKYNVGIKCATITPDEERVKEFKLKEMWKSPNGTIRNILDGTVFREPIICNNVPRLVPNWTKPIMIGRHAFGDQYRATDFVTKGPGKLTMTFEGEDGTKIHKEVYNFKGDGVALAMYNTDESIKGFAHSCFNMAMTKKWPLYFSSKNTILKKYDGRFKDIFEEIYQADYKKKFESLGITYEHRLIDDMVASALKWNGDFVWACKNYDGDVQSDTVAQGFGSLGLMTSVLITPDGKTMEAEAAHGTVTRHYRMHQQGKPTSTNPIASIFAWTRGLGHRAKLDGNTELAHFSETLEKVCVSTVESGKMTKDLAVCIYGDKVTADKYLTTEQFLDALDENLKKSLG, encoded by the coding sequence ATGAAAAAAATTAAAGTGGCCAATCCGGTTGTCGAACTTGATGGCGATGAGATGACGAGAATCATCTGGAAATTCATCAAAGACAAACTAATCCTACCGTACCTAGACGTTGAAATTAAGTATTTCGACTTAGGAATGGAACACAGAGATGAAACTAACGATCAAGTAACTGTTGATGCTGCTGAAGCAATCAAGAAGTACAACGTTGGTATCAAGTGCGCGACAATCACTCCTGATGAAGAACGCGTAAAAGAATTCAAACTAAAAGAAATGTGGAAGTCTCCAAACGGTACAATCAGAAACATTCTTGATGGAACTGTTTTCAGAGAGCCAATCATTTGCAACAACGTTCCACGTCTTGTTCCTAACTGGACTAAGCCAATCATGATCGGTCGTCACGCTTTCGGTGACCAGTACCGCGCAACTGACTTCGTGACAAAAGGACCAGGAAAGTTAACGATGACTTTCGAAGGTGAAGACGGAACAAAGATTCATAAAGAAGTTTATAACTTCAAAGGTGATGGAGTTGCTCTTGCAATGTACAACACTGACGAATCTATCAAAGGATTTGCTCACTCATGTTTCAACATGGCGATGACAAAAAAATGGCCTCTATACTTCTCTTCTAAAAATACAATTCTTAAAAAGTACGATGGTCGCTTCAAAGATATCTTCGAAGAAATCTACCAAGCTGATTACAAGAAAAAATTCGAGTCTCTAGGAATCACATACGAACACAGACTGATCGACGATATGGTTGCATCAGCTCTTAAGTGGAATGGGGATTTCGTTTGGGCATGTAAAAACTACGACGGAGACGTTCAGTCAGATACAGTTGCTCAAGGTTTCGGTTCTCTTGGACTTATGACTTCTGTTCTAATCACTCCAGATGGAAAGACGATGGAAGCAGAGGCCGCTCACGGAACTGTTACTCGTCACTACAGAATGCACCAACAAGGTAAGCCAACGTCAACTAACCCAATCGCTTCAATCTTTGCTTGGACGAGAGGATTAGGCCATAGAGCTAAACTTGATGGAAACACTGAACTAGCTCACTTCTCTGAAACTCTAGAGAAAGTTTGTGTGTCTACAGTTGAATCTGGAAAAATGACTAAGGACTTAGCTGTTTGTATCTACGGTGACAAAGTTACTGCAGACAAATACCTAACGACTGAGCAATTCTTAGATGCTCTAGATGAAAACTTAAAAAAATCATTAGGCTAA
- a CDS encoding response regulator, translating into MGTIKTDAFRIIIATEAVTFRNNLASKLRVDNFEVEFVTGGFHMLHLLEHMKEQLNMIIINEDMHDMSAQEMIGLVRLAKSKSELPILFISKNSDEADIREMVLSGANEYVVQTANFNPILDRAHKYLQILKVNAA; encoded by the coding sequence ATGGGAACTATCAAGACCGATGCATTTAGGATCATCATCGCTACTGAAGCTGTTACTTTCAGGAATAATCTTGCGAGTAAACTCAGAGTCGATAACTTCGAAGTAGAATTTGTGACAGGTGGCTTTCATATGCTTCACTTGCTTGAGCATATGAAAGAGCAGCTCAATATGATTATCATCAACGAAGATATGCACGACATGTCTGCGCAGGAGATGATCGGCCTGGTAAGACTTGCTAAGTCAAAATCGGAATTACCAATTTTGTTTATCTCGAAAAACAGTGATGAGGCAGATATTCGTGAGATGGTTCTCAGTGGCGCAAATGAATATGTGGTTCAAACGGCCAATTTCAATCCTATTCTGGATCGTGCTCACAAATATCTTCAAATTTTAAAGGTAAATGCGGCCTAA